A window from Azoarcus sp. DD4 encodes these proteins:
- the bla gene encoding class A beta-lactamase, which produces MKRRTFLLISSLSLTLGARIAHGAPPQLAELCRKLEADSFGRLGMYLFDGRSGQEFLYRSEERFPMCSTFKWLAAAAVLARVDAGKERLDRRIRFAGQDLLEYSPVTRSFADGPGMSVAQLCEAAVADSDNTAANLLLDALGGLEAFNAFLRAQGDSLTRLDRYEPDLNEARPGDPRDTTTPAAMGADLRRLLLGDGLGSHSRQQLTDWMLATRTSGERLRAGLEAGWRLADKTGTGDNGTANDVGVYWTPTGQPVVLCVFLTGARTDRAAQAAVMASLGRQVRAARLD; this is translated from the coding sequence ATGAAGCGCCGCACCTTCCTCCTGATCAGCAGTTTGAGCCTCACCCTGGGCGCCCGCATCGCCCATGGCGCGCCGCCGCAACTCGCCGAGCTCTGCCGCAAGCTCGAGGCGGACAGCTTCGGCCGTCTCGGGATGTACCTGTTCGACGGCCGCAGTGGACAAGAATTTCTTTATCGCAGCGAAGAGCGCTTTCCGATGTGCAGCACCTTCAAGTGGCTGGCCGCAGCGGCGGTGCTGGCCCGGGTGGATGCAGGCAAGGAGCGCCTCGACCGTCGCATCCGCTTCGCCGGGCAGGATCTGCTCGAATATTCGCCGGTGACCCGCTCCTTCGCCGACGGACCGGGCATGAGCGTGGCGCAACTGTGCGAGGCCGCGGTCGCGGACAGCGACAACACGGCGGCCAACCTGCTGCTCGACGCGCTGGGCGGACTGGAGGCCTTCAACGCCTTCCTGCGCGCGCAGGGCGACAGCCTTACCCGACTGGACCGCTACGAGCCCGACCTGAACGAAGCCCGCCCGGGCGACCCGCGCGACACCACCACACCCGCCGCGATGGGTGCCGACCTGCGCCGCCTGCTGCTGGGCGACGGTCTCGGCAGCCATTCTCGCCAGCAACTTACCGACTGGATGCTCGCCACCCGCACCAGCGGCGAGCGCCTGCGCGCCGGGCTGGAAGCCGGATGGCGCCTTGCCGACAAGACCGGCACCGGCGACAACGGCACCGCCAACGATGTGGGCGTCTACTGGACGCCGACCGGCCAGCCCGTCGTCCTCTGCGTGTTCCTGACCGGGGCCAGGACCGACCGGGCGGCGCAGGCCGCGGTAATGGCCAGCCTGGGCCGCCAGGTCAGGGCAGCGCGACTGGATTGA
- a CDS encoding LysR family transcriptional regulator, giving the protein MNIPLNALRAFEASARHLSFTLAAQELNVTQAAVSQQVKNLEARLNTLLFRRLPRGLALTDEGLALLPALSDAFGRLQSVLQQFEGGRVREVLNLAAVGTFAVGWLMPRLAAFRQAHPFIDLRLFTHNNRVDLSAEGLDFAIRYGDGAWHGMGAERLVDARMAPVCAPRLAAALKTPADLLDCELLRSYRADQWPRWFAAAGLADPLIRGPVFDSSLAMAEVAVQGLGVALLPVAMFERRLRDGLLVQPFEPTVSTGQYWLTWQKSHPHTRAMRELHGWLVAQCAAVSPANGDEVVDP; this is encoded by the coding sequence ATGAACATTCCGTTGAACGCCTTGCGAGCCTTCGAGGCCTCGGCCCGCCACCTCAGTTTCACCCTGGCTGCGCAGGAACTGAACGTCACCCAGGCGGCGGTGAGCCAGCAGGTCAAGAATCTGGAGGCGCGCCTGAACACGTTGCTGTTCCGCCGTCTGCCGCGGGGGCTGGCGCTGACCGACGAGGGGCTGGCGTTGCTGCCGGCCCTGTCCGATGCCTTCGGGCGCCTGCAGTCGGTGCTGCAGCAGTTCGAAGGCGGCCGGGTGCGTGAAGTGCTGAACCTCGCCGCGGTGGGCACCTTTGCCGTCGGCTGGCTGATGCCGCGTCTGGCTGCTTTCCGGCAGGCGCATCCCTTCATCGATCTGCGCCTCTTCACCCATAACAATCGGGTGGACCTGAGCGCCGAGGGCCTGGATTTTGCGATCCGCTACGGTGACGGCGCCTGGCACGGCATGGGGGCTGAACGCCTGGTGGATGCGCGCATGGCGCCGGTGTGCGCGCCGAGGCTGGCGGCCGCCTTGAAGACTCCGGCCGACCTGCTCGATTGCGAGCTGCTGCGTTCCTACCGGGCGGACCAGTGGCCGCGCTGGTTCGCCGCTGCAGGACTTGCCGATCCCTTGATCCGTGGGCCGGTGTTCGACTCGTCGCTGGCGATGGCCGAGGTGGCGGTGCAGGGCCTGGGCGTGGCCCTGTTGCCGGTCGCCATGTTCGAACGCCGGCTGCGTGATGGCCTGCTGGTGCAGCCCTTCGAGCCGACCGTCAGTACCGGGCAGTACTGGCTGACCTGGCAGAAGTCCCACCCGCACACCCGCGCAATGCGCGAGCTGCATGGCTGGCTGGTCGCGCAATGCGCGGCTGTCAGCCCCGCCAACGGTGACGAGGTGGTCGATCCGTGA
- a CDS encoding alpha/beta fold hydrolase gives MSDPTSPNVSHHDSWVEHEHGRLFARSWTPSGGPAMAAAEAPIVLFHDSLGCVDLWRDFPARLSALTGRRVVAYDRLGFGRSDARAGQPALDFIADEAKTYFPAVRAQLGIQRFVAFGHSVGGGMAVNCAAEFAADCEALITESAQVFPEELTLRNIAAAKEQFKDTTQVQRLEKYHGDKARWVLAAWTESWLHPDFASWSLTPVLPRVSCPVLAIHGIHDEYGTTRHPEMIGELCAGPARVEIIPDTYHVPHRERPEDIAGLVSAFIASARQESGRPA, from the coding sequence ATGTCAGACCCCACCAGCCCCAACGTCTCCCACCACGACAGCTGGGTCGAACACGAGCACGGACGACTGTTCGCGCGCAGCTGGACGCCATCCGGCGGTCCGGCCATGGCAGCGGCCGAAGCGCCCATCGTGCTGTTTCACGACTCGCTCGGTTGCGTCGATCTGTGGCGCGACTTCCCGGCACGACTGAGCGCGCTCACCGGACGCCGGGTCGTCGCCTACGACAGGCTCGGGTTCGGCCGCTCCGACGCGCGCGCCGGCCAGCCCGCGCTCGACTTCATTGCCGACGAGGCGAAGACCTACTTCCCGGCTGTGCGCGCCCAACTCGGCATCCAGCGCTTCGTCGCCTTCGGCCACAGCGTCGGCGGCGGCATGGCCGTCAATTGCGCGGCCGAGTTCGCCGCGGATTGCGAGGCGCTGATCACCGAGTCGGCGCAGGTCTTTCCGGAAGAACTCACGCTGCGCAACATCGCGGCGGCGAAGGAACAGTTCAAGGACACAACGCAGGTCCAGCGGCTGGAGAAGTACCACGGCGACAAAGCCCGCTGGGTGCTCGCCGCCTGGACCGAATCCTGGCTGCATCCGGACTTCGCCTCGTGGTCGCTCACACCCGTCCTGCCGCGGGTGAGCTGTCCGGTGCTGGCCATTCACGGCATCCACGACGAGTACGGCACCACGCGCCACCCCGAGATGATAGGCGAGCTCTGCGCCGGGCCCGCGCGTGTCGAGATCATCCCCGACACCTACCATGTGCCGCACCGCGAACGCCCCGAGGACATCGCCGGCCTGGTGTCGGCCTTCATCGCATCCGCCCGGCAGGAAAGCGGCCGCCCGGCCTGA
- a CDS encoding YigZ family protein produces the protein MPQTLSSAAHSELLIKKSRFIACVQPMTDRAAAQQVVAGLRAAHPGAAHVCWALLAGGQSAAVDDGEPSGTAGRPMLDVLRHQDLEGVLATVVRYFGGVKLGAGGLVRAYTDCVAQALLGATKVAIVRRRTLRCAVPYALEGRLRRELDMAGAALEEVRHDALVELVFSLPEEHAPALLARLQEAGQGRIVWPAASESATDMPLRRAPGGAAGIC, from the coding sequence ATGCCGCAGACACTTTCCTCCGCCGCCCATAGCGAACTCCTGATCAAGAAGAGCCGCTTCATCGCGTGCGTCCAGCCGATGACCGATCGCGCTGCCGCACAACAGGTCGTGGCCGGCTTGCGTGCCGCGCATCCGGGCGCCGCGCACGTGTGCTGGGCCTTGCTGGCGGGTGGGCAATCGGCCGCCGTCGACGACGGCGAGCCATCCGGAACGGCGGGACGGCCAATGCTGGATGTGCTGCGCCATCAGGATCTGGAGGGCGTGCTGGCGACCGTGGTGCGCTACTTCGGCGGGGTAAAGCTCGGGGCCGGCGGCTTGGTCCGGGCATATACCGACTGTGTCGCGCAGGCCCTGCTCGGCGCCACCAAGGTGGCCATCGTGCGCCGGCGCACGCTCCGCTGCGCCGTACCCTACGCGCTGGAAGGCCGCCTGCGGCGCGAACTCGACATGGCCGGGGCGGCCCTGGAAGAGGTCCGCCACGACGCCTTGGTCGAACTGGTCTTCAGCCTGCCGGAAGAACACGCCCCTGCCCTGCTGGCGCGACTGCAGGAGGCCGGACAGGGGCGCATCGTGTGGCCGGCTGCCTCGGAGTCGGCCACCGACATGCCGCTTCGCCGGGCACCGGGCGGGGCCGCAGGAATTTGTTGA
- a CDS encoding LysR family transcriptional regulator: MEWSDLKTFLAIARSGTLSGAARLTGQTQPTMGRRLRALEAAVDHALFQRTSDGFILTDEGRVVLAHAEQMEEAALTLERRLAGQTQALEGLLRISSSDWFGAHILSPIVAGFRKLHAGVSVELITDSRLFSLARREADLAFRIKPFDEPDVVQRPLMQLDYAVYAAPQLPRPSPGDGTACVLITMDAAFADIPDAQWLRKRLPNARVGFTSNSREAQATQCIAGAGIAVLPCLLADRIPAISRIDLGETPPGRTVYVGYHRDLRHLGRLRAFIDHVFASLPARESDPPDHAADTFLRRP, from the coding sequence ATGGAGTGGAGCGACCTCAAGACCTTTCTCGCCATAGCGCGTAGCGGCACGCTGAGCGGCGCGGCACGCCTGACGGGGCAGACCCAGCCCACCATGGGTCGGCGCCTGCGGGCACTGGAAGCGGCCGTCGACCACGCCCTGTTTCAGCGGACGAGCGATGGTTTCATCCTCACCGACGAAGGCCGCGTAGTGCTCGCCCACGCCGAGCAGATGGAAGAGGCCGCCCTGACGCTGGAACGTCGCCTGGCCGGCCAGACTCAGGCACTCGAAGGCCTGCTACGCATCTCTTCGTCCGACTGGTTCGGCGCGCACATCCTCAGCCCCATCGTGGCGGGCTTTCGCAAGCTGCACGCCGGCGTGTCGGTGGAGCTGATCACCGACAGCCGGCTGTTCAGCCTGGCGCGACGCGAGGCCGATCTGGCCTTCCGCATCAAGCCCTTCGACGAGCCCGACGTCGTGCAGCGCCCGCTCATGCAGCTCGATTACGCCGTCTATGCGGCTCCGCAGCTGCCCCGGCCCTCGCCCGGCGACGGCACCGCTTGCGTGCTGATCACCATGGACGCCGCCTTTGCCGACATTCCCGACGCTCAGTGGTTGCGAAAGCGCCTGCCCAATGCGCGCGTCGGCTTCACCAGCAACAGCCGGGAGGCGCAGGCGACGCAGTGCATCGCCGGCGCCGGCATCGCCGTGCTGCCCTGCCTGCTGGCGGACCGTATTCCGGCAATCTCCCGCATCGACCTGGGCGAAACGCCACCGGGCCGGACCGTCTACGTCGGCTACCATCGCGACCTGCGCCACCTTGGCCGCCTGCGCGCCTTCATCGACCACGTGTTCGCATCCTTGCCTGCCAGAGAATCAGACCCGCCCGACCATGCCGCAGACACTTTCCTCCGCCGCCCATAG
- a CDS encoding zinc-dependent alcohol dehydrogenase family protein gives MERTTTMQALYIEEVDGPFMRRELALPAAGAGEVLVRIAASSVNPLDTKIRAGRAEHARHPLPAVLGIDLAGMVVAVGEGVTHFQPGDAVFGMTGGVGGVQGSLAEYAAVDARLLAHKPARLSMREAAALPLIFITAWEGLVDRARAGAGNKVLVHGGAGGVGHIAVQLAKARGAEVYATVSADDMATVAAYGATPIDYRAQSVADYVRQHTAGDGFDIVYDTVGGATLDTSFQAVRSYHGHVVSCLGWGTHALAPLSFRGATYSGVFTLLPLLTGRGRAHHGRILAEAARLADAGLLRPNVDARRFDLSTVDEAHALLTGGRANGKVVVDVLAS, from the coding sequence ATGGAAAGGACGACCACCATGCAGGCCCTCTACATCGAAGAAGTGGACGGCCCCTTCATGCGCCGCGAACTTGCGCTGCCCGCGGCGGGCGCCGGCGAAGTGCTGGTGCGCATCGCCGCCAGCAGTGTCAATCCCCTCGATACCAAGATCCGCGCCGGCCGTGCCGAGCATGCGCGTCATCCACTCCCGGCCGTGTTGGGCATCGACCTCGCCGGCATGGTGGTGGCGGTGGGCGAGGGCGTCACGCACTTCCAGCCGGGCGATGCCGTGTTCGGCATGACGGGCGGCGTCGGCGGCGTACAGGGTTCGCTGGCCGAATATGCGGCCGTGGATGCCAGACTCCTGGCACACAAACCGGCCAGGCTCTCGATGCGGGAGGCTGCCGCACTGCCGCTGATCTTCATCACGGCCTGGGAAGGCCTGGTCGACCGCGCCCGAGCGGGTGCCGGCAATAAGGTGCTCGTGCATGGCGGCGCGGGCGGTGTGGGCCACATTGCGGTGCAGCTCGCCAAGGCTCGCGGGGCCGAGGTGTATGCCACGGTATCGGCCGACGACATGGCGACGGTGGCGGCTTACGGCGCAACGCCGATCGACTATCGGGCGCAGTCTGTCGCCGACTATGTACGGCAACATACGGCGGGGGACGGTTTCGACATCGTCTATGACACGGTAGGCGGCGCGACCCTGGACACCTCCTTCCAGGCGGTCCGCAGCTACCACGGTCATGTGGTGAGCTGCCTGGGCTGGGGGACGCATGCCCTGGCGCCGCTATCCTTCCGTGGCGCCACCTACTCGGGGGTCTTTACCCTGCTGCCGCTGCTGACCGGCCGGGGGCGCGCACATCACGGCCGGATCCTGGCCGAGGCCGCCCGCCTCGCGGACGCCGGCCTGCTTCGGCCCAATGTCGATGCGCGCCGCTTCGATCTCTCCACCGTCGATGAGGCACATGCCTTGCTGACCGGGGGCCGCGCCAACGGCAAAGTGGTGGTGGATGTTCTGGCGTCCTGA
- the mltF gene encoding membrane-bound lytic murein transglycosylase MltF, giving the protein MLRILFCLLLAVMMAGCAPEKSARIADFRTLGELRVATRMDAVSYRVEADGTVSGFEYDLLMRLGETLGVPVRFIVYPDSLRAMDAVINGEAHLAAAGLARNDRLPLRWSAPLRELDYVLAGKADAAEIDRESDLGGHKVSVRRGSLPADALERIRQRVPDLQVHYPHRAGDQDLLQQLAEGSLDLVATDRVHYALAARIHPALAIVYDLPIKSHIAWAMPRDHDADLGRTVEGFLADAAGNGLIARVADRYFGHVRRLNDVDIETFLGRVQERLPRFRSHFQEAQARTGIDWRYLAALSYQESHWDPLATSRTGVRGIMMLTVDTADRLGVADRLDARQSILGGARYLAMIREQLPDEIAEPDRSWMATAAYNLGMGHMNGARAIARKLGKDDASWWEMKSVLPLLSRQDYAARLKSGPARGGEAVIMTENIRNYHDILMRIEAPFDARKAVPKLRLSASGW; this is encoded by the coding sequence GTGCTTCGTATCCTTTTCTGTCTTCTGCTTGCGGTGATGATGGCCGGTTGCGCGCCCGAGAAGTCGGCGCGCATCGCCGATTTTCGCACCCTCGGCGAACTCAGGGTGGCGACCCGCATGGACGCCGTGTCCTACCGGGTCGAGGCCGACGGGACGGTATCGGGCTTCGAGTACGACCTGTTGATGAGGCTGGGCGAGACGCTGGGCGTGCCGGTGCGCTTCATCGTTTATCCGGATTCACTGCGTGCGATGGATGCGGTGATCAATGGCGAGGCTCATCTCGCCGCTGCCGGTCTCGCCCGCAATGATCGCCTGCCGCTGCGCTGGTCGGCTCCGTTGCGCGAGCTGGACTACGTGCTTGCCGGCAAGGCCGATGCCGCCGAGATCGACCGGGAGTCGGATCTCGGCGGCCACAAGGTCAGCGTGCGCCGCGGTTCGCTGCCGGCGGATGCGCTGGAGCGCATCCGTCAGCGCGTGCCGGACCTGCAGGTCCACTATCCGCACCGCGCCGGCGACCAGGATCTGCTGCAACAGCTGGCCGAAGGCAGCTTGGATCTGGTTGCGACCGACCGGGTGCACTATGCGCTGGCTGCGCGAATACACCCGGCGCTGGCCATCGTCTACGATCTGCCGATCAAGTCGCACATTGCCTGGGCGATGCCGCGCGACCACGATGCCGATCTCGGCAGGACGGTGGAGGGCTTTCTGGCCGATGCGGCCGGCAACGGCCTGATCGCCCGCGTTGCCGATCGCTATTTCGGCCACGTGCGCAGACTCAACGACGTGGATATCGAAACCTTCCTCGGTCGGGTCCAGGAGCGCCTGCCGCGCTTCCGGTCGCATTTCCAGGAAGCGCAGGCCCGTACCGGCATCGACTGGCGCTACCTCGCCGCGCTGTCCTACCAGGAGTCGCACTGGGATCCGCTCGCGACCTCGCGCACCGGTGTGCGCGGCATCATGATGCTGACGGTCGATACCGCCGATCGTCTCGGCGTCGCGGACCGGCTGGATGCGCGTCAAAGCATTCTCGGCGGTGCGCGCTACCTGGCGATGATCCGCGAACAGTTGCCGGACGAGATCGCCGAGCCGGACCGTTCCTGGATGGCGACGGCAGCCTACAACCTGGGCATGGGGCACATGAACGGCGCCCGCGCCATCGCCCGCAAGCTGGGCAAGGACGACGCTTCGTGGTGGGAGATGAAGTCGGTGCTGCCGCTGCTGTCGCGCCAGGATTACGCCGCGCGGCTGAAGTCCGGCCCGGCGCGCGGCGGCGAAGCGGTGATCATGACCGAGAACATCCGCAACTATCACGACATCCTGATGCGGATCGAAGCCCCCTTCGATGCACGCAAGGCGGTGCCCAAGCTGCGCCTGTCGGCCAGCGGCTGGTAG
- a CDS encoding amino acid ABC transporter permease yields the protein MRTASLAPRRGLVASLRSRLFDGPWSSLATLVILALLLFLGQRLIGWAVVDAVWVADTVRCEAARGACWGVIAEKHRAILFGRYPYDAQWRPLLATLVLLVAIALTLLAAGRRPSATGARRWRLVGAAWLAALALFPLLMGGGLAGLAPVPTELWGGLPLTLMLAVGGIATAFPLAIALALGRSGPLPAMRAVCSVYVELIRSVPLVPALFLASFLVPLLLPADWQVDVLFRVQVAITLFAAAYLAEAIRGALLAISDGQRQAAAALGLGWWQTQRHILLPQALRNATPSIANSFINLFKDTSLVVVVSLYELTGALEIALAGDAEWRSYQLEGYVFIGAIYWTGCFALSRASRRLERPQAG from the coding sequence ATGAGAACCGCCTCCCTTGCCCCGCGCCGCGGTTTAGTCGCCAGCCTGCGCAGCCGCTTGTTCGACGGCCCATGGTCGTCGCTCGCCACGCTCGTCATCCTCGCCCTGCTGCTCTTCCTCGGCCAGCGCCTGATCGGCTGGGCCGTAGTCGATGCGGTGTGGGTGGCGGACACCGTACGCTGCGAGGCAGCCCGCGGCGCCTGCTGGGGCGTGATCGCCGAGAAGCACCGTGCCATCCTGTTCGGCCGCTACCCCTACGATGCGCAGTGGCGCCCTCTGCTGGCGACGCTGGTCCTGCTCGTCGCCATCGCGTTGACACTGCTTGCCGCCGGCCGGCGGCCCAGCGCAACGGGCGCCCGGCGCTGGCGCCTCGTCGGCGCTGCCTGGCTGGCCGCCCTGGCGCTGTTCCCCTTGCTGATGGGTGGCGGCCTCGCCGGGCTGGCGCCGGTGCCCACCGAACTGTGGGGTGGCCTGCCGCTGACGCTGATGCTGGCGGTGGGCGGCATCGCTACCGCCTTCCCGCTCGCCATCGCGCTGGCGCTCGGCCGCAGCGGACCGCTACCGGCGATGCGCGCGGTGTGTTCGGTGTATGTGGAGCTGATCCGCAGCGTGCCGCTGGTGCCGGCACTCTTCCTCGCCTCCTTCCTGGTGCCGCTGCTGCTGCCGGCCGACTGGCAGGTGGATGTGCTGTTCCGCGTGCAGGTGGCGATCACGCTGTTCGCCGCCGCCTACCTCGCCGAGGCGATCCGCGGCGCACTGCTGGCCATCTCCGACGGTCAGCGCCAGGCCGCCGCCGCGCTGGGCCTGGGCTGGTGGCAGACCCAGCGTCACATCCTGCTGCCGCAGGCGCTGCGCAACGCGACGCCGTCGATCGCCAACAGCTTCATCAACCTGTTCAAGGACACCTCGCTGGTGGTGGTCGTCAGCCTCTACGAACTGACCGGCGCGCTCGAAATCGCGCTGGCGGGCGATGCCGAATGGCGCAGCTATCAGCTCGAGGGCTACGTCTTCATAGGCGCGATCTACTGGACGGGCTGCTTCGCGCTTTCGCGCGCCAGCCGGCGGCTGGAGCGCCCCCAGGCCGGCTAG
- a CDS encoding ABC transporter permease subunit (The N-terminal region of this protein, as described by TIGR01726, is a three transmembrane segment that identifies a subfamily of ABC transporter permease subunits, which specificities that include histidine, arginine, glutamine, glutamate, L-cystine (sic), the opines (in Agrobacterium) octopine and nopaline, etc.): MTRPGTAGRSLLLQLGLLALIAAALWLLAATAAGHMRERGIHSGFDFLLQSAGFWISEGVPAFDPAESYLKAFGVGLANTLRVALPATLAALAIGFLVGLGRIAHNPLLRACCTAYVETLRNIPLLLQLLAWYFVLTAVLPPAAQAIELLPHVYLGKNGLALPWPGSDGLELPERGSFSISGGAQLSPEYLALLIGLASYTASYVAESVRAGVQAVSAGQTQAAAALGLRRGQILRHITLPQALPAIVPPLANHALNLVKNSSLAVAIGYPDLVSIANTTLNQTGRAVECIAIVVAVYVTICALGIGLAHLLEHRFGHWQHA; the protein is encoded by the coding sequence GTGACCCGGCCCGGCACCGCAGGCCGCAGCCTGCTGCTGCAACTGGGGCTGCTCGCGCTGATCGCCGCCGCCCTGTGGCTGCTCGCCGCCACCGCCGCCGGCCACATGCGCGAACGCGGCATCCACAGCGGCTTCGACTTCCTGCTGCAGTCGGCGGGCTTCTGGATTTCGGAGGGCGTGCCCGCCTTCGACCCGGCGGAAAGTTACCTGAAGGCCTTCGGCGTCGGCCTCGCCAACACCTTGCGGGTGGCGCTGCCGGCCACGCTCGCGGCGCTCGCGATCGGCTTCCTGGTCGGCCTCGGCCGCATCGCCCACAACCCGCTGCTGCGCGCCTGCTGCACCGCCTACGTGGAGACGCTGCGCAACATCCCGCTGCTGCTGCAACTGCTTGCCTGGTACTTCGTGCTGACCGCGGTGCTGCCGCCGGCGGCGCAGGCGATCGAACTGCTGCCCCATGTGTATCTCGGCAAGAACGGCCTCGCCCTGCCCTGGCCCGGCAGCGACGGCCTGGAGCTGCCGGAGCGCGGCAGTTTCTCGATCAGCGGCGGCGCCCAGCTGTCGCCGGAATACCTCGCGCTCCTCATCGGGCTGGCGAGCTACACCGCCAGCTACGTCGCCGAATCGGTGCGCGCCGGCGTGCAGGCGGTGTCCGCCGGCCAGACGCAGGCGGCGGCCGCGCTCGGCCTGCGCCGCGGCCAGATCCTGCGCCACATCACCCTGCCGCAGGCGCTGCCGGCCATCGTGCCGCCGCTCGCCAACCATGCGCTCAACCTGGTCAAGAACAGCTCGCTGGCGGTGGCGATCGGTTATCCGGACCTGGTGTCGATCGCCAACACCACGCTCAACCAGACCGGCCGCGCGGTGGAATGCATCGCCATCGTGGTGGCGGTGTATGTGACGATCTGCGCGCTCGGCATCGGCCTCGCCCATCTGCTCGAGCACCGCTTCGGCCACTGGCAGCACGCATGA
- a CDS encoding amino acid ABC transporter substrate-binding protein produces MKNPFRRLSTALALLLASTLFAPASQAGATLDQIKRKGEIACGVSSGVPGFSATDSRGNWSGLDVDVCRALAAAVLGDGNKVKWVPLGSQQRFSALQAGEVDILSRNTTWTLTRDASLGLAFTAITYYDGQGFLVPKSIKVTSAKQLRDAEICVQSGTTTEKNLADYFRRLGIRVKPVVFEKFDASLKAFFNGRCVAYTTDASSLAGIRAGEAPKPDDYLILPETISKEPLGPIVRRGDDEWFTIVKWVIYALIEAEELGVTRDNADKQAAGGDPAVGRLLGKTEDLGKPLGLDAQWAYRAVRAVGNYGEIFERNLGAGSPLRLPRGQNALWSQGGLMYAPPLR; encoded by the coding sequence CTGTTCGCCCCCGCCAGCCAGGCCGGCGCCACCCTCGACCAGATCAAGCGCAAGGGCGAAATCGCCTGCGGCGTCAGCTCCGGCGTGCCCGGCTTTTCCGCCACCGACAGCCGCGGCAACTGGAGCGGGCTGGATGTCGACGTCTGTCGCGCGCTGGCCGCCGCGGTGCTGGGCGACGGCAACAAGGTGAAGTGGGTCCCGCTCGGCTCGCAGCAGCGCTTTTCGGCGCTGCAGGCCGGCGAGGTCGACATCCTGTCGCGCAACACCACCTGGACGCTCACCCGCGACGCCTCGCTCGGCCTGGCCTTCACCGCCATCACCTATTACGACGGCCAGGGTTTCCTGGTGCCCAAGTCGATCAAGGTGACGAGCGCCAAGCAGCTGCGCGACGCCGAAATCTGCGTGCAGTCCGGCACCACCACCGAAAAGAACCTTGCCGACTACTTCCGCCGCTTGGGCATCCGCGTCAAGCCGGTGGTGTTCGAGAAGTTCGACGCCTCGCTCAAGGCCTTCTTCAACGGCCGCTGCGTCGCCTACACCACCGACGCCTCCAGCCTCGCCGGCATCCGCGCCGGCGAAGCGCCCAAGCCCGACGACTACCTCATCCTGCCCGAGACCATCTCCAAGGAACCGCTCGGCCCCATCGTGCGACGTGGCGACGACGAGTGGTTCACCATCGTCAAGTGGGTGATCTACGCGCTGATCGAGGCCGAGGAGCTCGGCGTCACCCGCGACAACGCCGACAAGCAGGCCGCGGGCGGCGATCCGGCGGTCGGCCGGCTGCTCGGCAAGACCGAAGACCTCGGCAAGCCGCTCGGGCTGGATGCGCAGTGGGCCTATCGCGCGGTGCGCGCGGTAGGCAACTACGGCGAGATCTTCGAACGCAACCTCGGCGCCGGCTCGCCGCTGCGCCTGCCGCGCGGCCAGAACGCGCTGTGGAGCCAGGGCGGCCTGATGTACGCCCCGCCGCTGCGGTGA